The sequence aaggaattcctggaggaactcccgaaggaattcctggaggaacttccgaaggaattcctggaggaacttccgaaggaattcctggaggaacttccgaaggaattcctggaggaacttccgaaggaattcctggaggaacttccgaaggaattcctggaggaaattccgaaggaattcctggaggaacttccgatggaattcctggaagaacttccgaaggaactcctggaggaaactccaaaggaattcctggaggaacttccgaaggaattccagagggaacttccgaaggaattcctagaggaacttccgaaggaattcctagaggaacttccgaaggaattcctggagggacttccgaaggaattcctggaggaacttccgaaggaattcctggaggaacttccgaaggaattcctggaggaacttccgaaggaattcctggaggaacttccgaaggaattcctggaggaacttccgaaggaattcctggaggaacttccgaaggaattctggaggaacttccgatggaatttctggaagaacttctgaaggaattcctggaggaactccaaaggaattcctggaggaacttccgaaggaattcctagaggaacttccagaaggaattcctggaggaacttcctgaaggaattcctggaggaacttccgaaggaattcctggaggaacttccgaaggaattcctggaggaacttccgaaggaattcctggaggaacttccgaaggaattcctggaggaacttccgaaggaattcctggaggaacttccgaaggaattcctggaggaacttcgaaggaattcttggaagaacttccgaaggaattcctggaggaacttccgaaggaattcctggaggaacttccgaaggaattcctggaggaacttccgaaggaattcctggaggaacttccgaaggaattcctggaggaacttccgaaggaattcctggaggaatttccgaaggaattcctggaggaacttccgaaggaattcctgaaggaacttccgaaggaattcctggaggaacttccgaaggaattcctggaggaacttctgaaggaattcctggaggaacttctgaaggaattcttggaggatcttccgaaggaattcctggaagaactttcgaagaaattcctggaggaacttccgaagagattcctggaggaacttccgaagagattcctggaggaacttccgaaggaattcctggaggaacttccgaaggaattcctggaggaacttccgaaggaattcctggaggaacttccgaaggaattcctggaggaacttccgaaggaattcctgcaggaacttccgaaagatttcctggaggaacttccgaaggaattcctggaggaactccgaaggaattcctggaggaactccgaaggaattcctggatgaacttccgaaggaattcctggaggaacttccgaaggaattcctggaggaacttccgaaggaattcctggaggaacttccgaaggaattcctggaggaacttccgaaggaattcctggaagaactttcgaaggagttcctggaggaacttccgaaggaattcctgcaagaacttacaaaggaattcctggaggaacttccgaaggaattctggaggaacttccgaaggaattcctggaggaacttcgaaggaattcctggaggaacttccgaaggaattcctggaggaacttccgaaggaattcctggaggaacttcaggaggagctcctggaggaacttccggaggagctcctggagaaacttctggaggagttcctggaggaacttccaaaagaattccaggaggaacttccaaaggaattccagaaggaacttccgaaggaattcctggaggaacttccgaaggaattcctggaggaacttccgaaggaattcctagaggaacttccgaaggatttcctggaggaacttccgaaggaatttcttaaggaacttccgaaggaattcctggaggaacttccgaaggaattcctggaggaacttccgaaggaattcctggaggaacttccgaaggaattcctggagaaacttccgaagaaatttctgtaggaacttccgaaggaattcctggaagatcttctgaaggaattcctggaggaacttccgaaaaaaattctgaaggaacttggaggaacttccgaaggtattcctggaggaacttccggaggaacttcctggaggaacttccgaaggaattcctggaggaacttccgaaggaattcctggaggaacttccgaaggaattcctggaggaacttccgaaggaattcctggaggaacttccgaagaaattcctggaggaacttctgaaggaattcctggaggaacttccgaaggaattcctggaggaacttccgaaggaattcctggaggaacttccgaaggaattcctggaggaacttccgaaggaattcctggaggaacttccgaagtaattcctggaggaactgaaggaattcctggaggaacttccgaaggaattcctggaggaacttccagaaggaattcttgggggacctcccgaagaaatccctgggggaactccagaaggaattcctggaggaacttccgaaggaattcctggaggaacttcgaaggaatttctggaggaacttcgatggaattcctggaagaacttccgaaggaattcctggaggaaactcaaaggaattcctggaggaacttccgaaggaattcctggaggaacttccgaaggaattcctggaggacttcgaaggaattcctggaggaacttctgaaggaattcctggaggaacttccgaaggaattcctggaggaacttccgaaggaattctggaggaacttccgaaggaattcctggaggaacttccgaaggaattcctggaggaacttccgaaggaattcctggaggaacttccgaaggaattcctggaggaacttccgaaggaattcctggaggaacttccgatggaattcctggaggaacttccgatggaattcctggaagaacttccgaaggaattcctggaggaaactccaaaggaattcctggaggaacttccgaaggaattcctggaggaacttccgaaggaattcctggagggacttccgaaggaattcctggaggaacttccgaaggaattcctggaggaacttccgaaggaattcctggaggaacttccgaaggaattcctggaggaacttccgaaggaattcctggaggaacttccgaaggaattcctggaggaacttccgaaggaattcctggaggaacttccgaaggaattcctggacgaacttccgaagaaattcctggaggaacttccgaaggaattcctggaggaacttccgaaggaattcctggaggaacttccgaaggaattcctggacgaacttccgaaggaattcctggaggaactcccgaaggaattcctggaggaacttccgaaagaaatcctggaggaacttccgaaggaattcctggaggaacttccgaaggaattcctggaggaacttccgaaggaattcctggaggaacttccgaaggaattcctggaggaacttccgaaggaattcctggaggaattttcgaaggaattcctgaaggaactgtcgaaggaattcctggaggaacttccgaaggaattcctgaaggaacttccgaaggaattcgtggaggaacttccgaaggaattcctggaggaacttccgaaggaattcctggaggaacttccgaagaaattcctggaggaaccttttagtacgaaaatagcgctctaccgcgagagagcttccctcagaccttaataaAGAGtgtaagtattttcgaatggtttcgAAAAAAGTCGTGCGTGACGTCACTGCGCAATGGAGTATATAGTACCATGCAATACAAAATATTccaaacgacttatctgcttttgtaaacaaagattcatacATAGATTTGATGAATCGAAAATcactcccatgcaaaccaataccacagagaaacagacgggacttccgaacgaactttcttccgaagttttgcgttgtttagcgcatctttaggcgaatccagcgcactacttccgaagttgggtaagttgcctgtatatagaaaaaaatccaacctcggtataaaaagcgttcaaACATTATTCCGGATAGGCAATAAATAGTGTTTCGTAATTTTTGAACAGCCGAATCTGAAAATTGTGTAGAGCTGTGTAGAGTCtatcattttgtttattttgacagttctcactCTCTTTCCTTCGACTCCAACCGCTGTCAAATTTCAGTACTGCCAACTTATGACAACTTCCTTCTTTTTCGGTCTTTTCGACGTGAAACGTGCTGAACGCTAGAAAGGTGCTTTGTTTTTCTCCGAAATATTGTGCTAAATTCCGTCGAAAAACGGTTCTAACCCGGTTCATTCGCTTGCTTTTAGATGCCAGCAGCGGCTAAGACTGCCCCGGCCACGAAGGTCCCGGCCACGAAGGCTCCGGCTGAGAAGAAGGTTCAGGAGAAGAAACTGCCCGCGGTGCCGGAATCGAAGCTGAAGGCAACAAAAGTGAAGACGATCGCCCGCCCCGGCAGCCTACGTCGTCGCCGTCGCCTGCAATCTGTCAAGCTGATCCGCCAGCAGCAGAATCTGCTCCGCGCGGCCAAGTATGCCAAGAAGTATCTGCGCATGGAGCGCGTCGTGGTCGAAAAGGCCCGCGCCGCTAAGAAGGCCGGAAACATCTACATTCCGGCAGAGCCGAAGGTTGCCTTCGTGATGCGTATTCGCGGGTgagttttagtttttttttatcgaggGCTGGTAGTGACGGGAGATTGTGCAAGGAAACAGTGTTCATTGCTCCTGTTGAAATTAGTGGAGTGAATTGTGAATTGATTTTTATCCTAAATATTGCCacaaattattgttttttacTAAACTGTCGGAAGGTTAGGTGTGGAAGTATATCAACAACACAACCGTGCAGTGACGCTAAATTGTGCTCTCGACCATGTGTGAACAAGGACtggaattattaatttatcaactttaaaattaaaagttgCTGTTATTCAGTTAGGctgcaaaatttttaattttgaacttCAGAAgtgattttttgcaatttaaaTGTTTATAGGCCATGTGTTTGTTATCAGTGGGTATAGAGTTTTAGTGATTTGATTTGGGCATTAAAATATTGTAAGGTAAATATAGCGGACTAATTTAGTAAACAATGGTTTGGATTGAGACTGCCTTTAATCAGTCAAGTTGTGACACCTGAAACTATTTTGAGTACCGCAAAAAAAGTGCTTAGAAAAAATCAGATGGTGTTTATACCTAGCCTGGAAGCATTCCCTGACCATGTCCAATTCAGCTCGAAATTGACACTACTCAGTTGTCCTGGGCAGTAGATGGCATTACTTGGTTCCAATTTAAagattgtttttcaaatttcgtttccgtccctAGGTATACATATACATAATAGGTATAAGGTGTAGCCAACCCAGCCCTACTTCCGCTCCCTTTCAGTTGCGGTAGGCTTCTGGTGACACCGCCGATGGAACGATTCATTATGATGCAGATTTcgctgagtgaaagctcttgagttttcttttaacctgcgatTAATGAGGAAGCGCCATAATCAgtacaatgaaaaaataaatttcttcatACTCATTaacatgcaaacttgaaacagcttgtgctaaatcagttctaatccaaatgagctcaaatttttggaggacacaGAACATGATACAGAGTCAAATGAGCGTTGTGgaccaaaatcgatttttttaaccaCCCTGCACAGATTTCTCGTTGGAATTGAAAATTCGGATTTTTCTGCGTTGACTGCCTgttcttccagatatttcttaaggtAGCCCttgtctttctttttttttgtctttattatcgagaaatCTATGCGCCTTTTTCAATCTTGGCCGTGTGTcgccaagatattggaagcttccCAGATTCTGGCTACTATGAAGCTAGAAGGGGCCATCGTGTTCATATCCAacgttttgattttgttgacgttgatgactaaaccatCAGCCAATTCAATGTCATTTTTTGTGACCCACGGCTATAGCCTGCAATAGTTcgttcacggtcaatcgtacCAACCAGAATCTTGTCGATTACGCCAAGGGACAGCACCAGttttacagtcgcctctccacatctcgatactgaagggaccatcgagatagggagagatcgatgAATGgatggaaaattgaaatgggtactagatccaaaaacgctcgttgctatgaaaaacgacaacaaaacaaaatttgtttgtataatgtcgtttcctgttttTAATGTGTTTGTTTTTGTCCAAAGATaatctagtagcctaaaaaaatgaacatatcgacataaggagagttaatcctgaacaaaatatgatcagaacacatcgagataaagGGATATCAAGATagagaggttatcgagatgtagtaagcccaaatgtatgtagattgaagggactgaggaaaccatcgacataggtaGTGATAACGAGATATAGAACATTGAGATGTAGATAATCGACTGTAGAATACATTTTTGTCTTCAGCTACGACCCGGAATCAATGGCGTAGCACTCTGCACGTGAAGGCCCTTTTACTGTATGTCTCGATGAGGCCGTTGATTTTCTCAAGAACTCATTCTTGCGACCGGatcaatcaaaagctttcttgGAATTCGTGAAGCTATTCCGGAATAATACGAAGCGTGGCATACGGTCTACACAAATCATTCGGTACGGAATCCGACCTGCTACTGTTGGAGGGTCCCATCGATCTACTCCTGGATCACATATAGTCAGGTCGTCCTATTTTGGTAGCGTCACTATGATACCGATCTCAAGCTGGGCTATGGCtcaaacgttccatgttcctaatCACGGCTGTTGTTTTAAAGTCGTTGCCCGTAAATCAGTCCGTAATATTTCATTATCTGTTAGTTGaactaaaaaaatctttgattttgaatattaataattaACAACTGATAACTAATCTGattgttttccttttttcttcccagTATCAACAAGGTCGCTCCCAAAGTCCGCAAGGTGCTCCAGTTGTTCCGCCTGCGCCAGATCAACAATGCCACCTTCATCAAGCTGAACAAGGCCACCAAGAACATGCTGAGCATTGCCGAGCCGTACATCACCTACGGATACCCGACGCTGAAATCGGTACGGCACCTGATCTACAAGCGCGGATTTGTTAAGCACCGACACAGCCGCATCCCGATCACCGACAACTTCGTGATTGAGCGCAAGCTGCGCGCCGGATACCAGATGCAGTGCGTCGAGGATCTGGTGTACCAGATCTACACCGGTGGACCAAAGTTCCGCAAGGCCAACAACTTTTTGTGGCCGTTCAAGCTTAACACCCCGACCGGTGGATGGCGCAAGAAGAACAACCATTACGTCGAGGGTGGTGACTTCGGTAACCGCGAGAATAAGATCAACGAACTTATCCAGCGTATGATCTAAGTTTTGAGACCGTTAGGTTGATAAGGTTGCGAGAGAGCgagtataataaaaaatacctttaaaaattgaatttataCGTGTAAGTATAATTGTCTATAGGAATTCTTTATTGTTGACTATGTTAGTAGATCCGAAAAAAGTCTAAGCTGTaagcagtgatgggaaatgtcgtttcgatgtcatgggaataatttgctaataacttttttcttgAGTAACAGGGtggcctcaataaagaaataaaagaagtcgaccgaaatctaacctggcaacaggttaaagcgatagccgggcaacgctcaggatggagatctttcaagtcggctctttgcaccaccggaggtgtacaggatccataagtaagtaagtaacagGGTGGCCaccaatgagaatagatagaaggtgaggaagaagaccaaatcaagcataatttttcataacgactctcagttcattcaaattcactgtgaaaacgataaaattatacatacaccggtatgctgcacgcacgtcggtgtacattggtcggttttccatagtgcacgattgacgcaactgcagttttgttttgttttgctttttttggtacataggtcgctcttagttcccatatgttaaagcgacgtatgtaacagtgagacttcaaaattgatttttgacatacgtcgattcgtaaaaagattgaattaaagaattttaagatctgaaatcagtaaaatcgatgcgtattatataaagccgcgtgtgattgtcacgttgtattaaaaacctcgttttgtttacttttgttacatacgtcgttatgaaaaattttgcttgaaatGCAAGTGCATTAGTGGatgatagaaaatgtaaacagcaaatggtgacgtactgacggtcttatgggagctcgttcgaatgtagtatGTAGTGaggtttttcgccatacacgaaaggcacgcacacagtatatggatttccataccttagtatttattttcattgggtggcccatgggcgtagccaggatttcgagaaggggggggccaacttttttgttcttctaaatcgtagttttatagtagttttataaaaacacatgaatattaacacatgaaaccaaatcaaaccattaatgattaaaacaataatggatttaaaaatgcgtgatttattactcatcagatatttttaaataaagtcagaaaaatataacgaacttagtattcagaaggAATATAAAATcagctataacaattattataaaaattattcttccttaagtttaagaaaactagaaccatacatctgaatttctaaacaaaaaacagaaacataaaaatcaatatgcaaggtttctacagaaattccttcgacaattgctcctggcattctatccgaaattctatcagggattctttaggaatgcctacagcaacttcttcggcagtgtcttcaggaattccaccataaattttgccgggaattgatccgaaaattccaccattatttactccaagcaaatcttcacgaacttctttataagttctgcagaattccctgcaataattcaaataatttcgtttcccataatttttaagaatgagaatattccgtggaaattctgcagaattgccagtaattcctagaggaattcctagattaattcgcaatgaaatcctgaaagaattccggtggaaatttcaagatttccactgggagatcctccaggattttctccgaaaattcctccaggaattcttccaggagttccaccggcattccaccaagaatttctctaggatttccttcgagaattattccggtaggtctatcggcagttcctctgaaaattcttccgggaatttcggcagaattggaatttacataggcttcttcaggaatttatatagatttttcaccagaagctcctccgagaatttctctgcgagctcctcagggaattctccgggaggtcctctgatgatgatgatggtccagctacaaaccccaaacAAAGGTTTCAtatagacgagatttgtctataagataaattctcttgtttccgagaatgcttctggtagtttccccggggttacttttaaaaattctccggggagtttcttcagaaattcttcctgaaaattccttcgagagttcctccgggaattccaccagcaattcatccgggagtttctccggaaattcctccgggagttccaccagaagctattccaggaagttattcaggattttttcaggaaatcatttaggttttcttcagaaattaagctggaaattcctcccgaagtgcttccgatagtttctctgggttCTCATCCGGGAGgctctctaggaattcttctaggagttcctcctgtaattcctccgggaattcttaaGGGAGATTTAACGGGAaatcctccggcagttccttcgggaattcctccgggagatccaccagtagtttctacgagaatccctccgggagtttcacctgcagtttctccgggtgtttctctgaaaaggaacccccggaggaactcccagagtaatttccggaggagctcccgggggattttctttaggaatttctggagaaattattaGAGGAAATCtcgtaggaactgccggaggatctcccggaggaatttcttgaagaactacaggaagaatttccggagtaaatcttgaggaactcccgcaagaattctaggacgaactcccaaaggaacttccgtaagaattccaggaggaactcctggaagaattttaagaacctcctggaggaattccatgcaagaactcccagagaaattatccgaggaacttctggaggaatttggagataaatgtctaaagaaatgctaaatgaattcctggaagaaagcctgattgaattccctgaaggaactactggtggaacttcagaggaacatccggtggaataccctagaggaagagaaaaatatttctgaaagaacttccgaaatcccatctCCCGTGAAATTCCCCACAagtatcgtccaggaattccttgttaagttcctggaggtattaccggagaatttcttggaaaaactcctggaagaactcccggaggaactcccacaagcacttccggaggaattcccacatggaagtccttaaataattcttagagaagttcctaaaggaatttccgaaaaatatctaaaggaattcccagaaaaataccaggaggaattaatgcagaaattcccagatgaaatcctgaaagtattcccagatgaattgctgaagaaaatctctgcggattgttccgaagaaatttctggaagaactcttggcagatatccgagtaaattccgagtgaagtccggaaggaattctagtacacttccgcggaaaatctcccggagaaattcctgaaggaattcctggagaagtacctgaagaaacttccgaaaaaatacctgtaagaatttctggggaaatacttggacgaattccaggagaaattcatgaagatatttctagaggatttcttgaaggatattctgaagtaattgcgaaaagaattccagattagAATGCTAGATGAGTTCGCAATTGAATGTTTGAGGTATTCCTAAAGTAATCCCGGAggtattaaaggaagagttccgagaggaatgcctgAGAAGTTCCtataagaatttccgaaggaattccttatagatttacaagtgaaattatggagctaaatcgagTATTTCCgtcaaaattttgaagaaacttctggtagaattttgggaagaaattccgtatgtattcttgacggaactctcgaatgcatgcatgaagaaaatgccggattcttcctgaagagagaatagccgatgaaatatctagaagtaaatcttggagagaagaaaagatatcttcaaggaatttcctcgtgaatttcctaaaaaaaaatagtggggggtttctagataaagaggaattacaattacatgagaaggattttccaacgattttcagaggaatttgtggataactttccggaggaatttagaagttcccaggggagcttctagaaggatttcaaggagaatttatgagcccgaaatgtttcgagttgttttgaactttcatatagtatggatcctggatgccctaataagttttgggaattttttgaatttcaaccacctatttctgtatatgattggatcgtaaagtgcacatgtttgagggaattcatttcagtacccgttcaatctttccacaatttaagGGGGGCGACGCCCCCCCCCATCTGcccccctggctacgcccatggggtggccaccgaaccgggaaaaagatgggaaattgaagtcaccgggaaaaataaattttcgataAATTACATTAAAAATTCTTCAATTCTTAATAAAGTTGATGTAAAAAGGaaagatttatttaaaaaaacaagttCCGTGATGTGCCCTGATTTCGCGCGCGCCCTAACTTCAG comes from Armigeres subalbatus isolate Guangzhou_Male chromosome 2, GZ_Asu_2, whole genome shotgun sequence and encodes:
- the LOC134212712 gene encoding large ribosomal subunit protein uL30, coding for MPAAAKTAPATKVPATKAPAEKKVQEKKLPAVPESKLKATKVKTIARPGSLRRRRRLQSVKLIRQQQNLLRAAKYAKKYLRMERVVVEKARAAKKAGNIYIPAEPKVAFVMRIRGINKVAPKVRKVLQLFRLRQINNATFIKLNKATKNMLSIAEPYITYGYPTLKSVRHLIYKRGFVKHRHSRIPITDNFVIERKLRAGYQMQCVEDLVYQIYTGGPKFRKANNFLWPFKLNTPTGGWRKKNNHYVEGGDFGNRENKINELIQRMI